One window from the genome of Cricetulus griseus strain 17A/GY chromosome 2, alternate assembly CriGri-PICRH-1.0, whole genome shotgun sequence encodes:
- the LOC103160689 gene encoding LOW QUALITY PROTEIN: 60S ribosomal protein L4-like (The sequence of the model RefSeq protein was modified relative to this genomic sequence to represent the inferred CDS: inserted 2 bases in 1 codon; substituted 1 base at 1 genomic stop codon): MPENYWSRIAFPVGSVGLREAWPSPLPDRPLISVYSEKGELSGKNVTLPTVFKAPIXPDIVNFVHTNLRKNNRQPYAVSELAGHQTSAESWGSGRAVARIPRVRGGGTHGSGQGAFGNMCRGGRXFAPTKTWRRWHRRVNTTQKRYAICSVLAASALPALVMSKGHRIEEVPELPLVVEDKVEGYKKTKEAVQLLKKLKAWNDIKKVYASQRMRAGKGKMRNRSRIQHRGPCVIYNEDNGIIKAFRNIPGITLLNVSKLNIVKLAPGGHVGRFCIWTESAFRKLHELYGTWQKSNYNLLMHKMMNTDLSRILKSPEIQRVLRAPRKKIHRRVLKKNPLKNLRIMLKLNPYAKTMRRNTILRQAQV; this comes from the exons ATGCCAGAGAATTACTG GTCCAGGATCGCTTTTCCTGTGGGATCCGTCGGGTTGAGAGAAGCGTGGCCCTCTCCTCTCCCCGACCGTCCCCTCATATCGGTGTACTCTGAAAAGGGGGAATTATCTGGCAAAAATGTCACTTTGCCAACTGTGTTCAAAGCTCCTATTTGACCGGATATTGTGAACTTTGTTCACACAAACTTGAGAAAAAACAACAGACAGCCGTATGCCGTGAGTGAATTGGCAGGTCATCAGACCAGTGCTGAGTCCTGGGGTTCTGGCAGAGCTGTGGCTCGAATTCCAAGAGTCCGAGGTGGAGGAACCCACGGTTCTGGCCAGGGTGCCTTTGGAAATATGTGCCGGGGAGGCCG ATTTGCACCAACCAAAACCTGGCGTCGTTGGCACCGCAGAGTGAACACAACCCAAAAGCGATATGCCATCTGTTCTGTCCTGGCTGCCTCAGCCTTGCCAGCTTTGGTGATGTCTAAAGGTCATCGGATTGAGGAAGTCCCTGAACTCCCTTTGGTAGTTGAAGATAAGGTTGAAGGTTACAAGAAGACCAAGGAGGCTGTTCAGCTGCTTAAGAAGCTTAAAGCTTGGAATGACATCAAAAAGGTCTATGCCTCTCAGAGAATGAGAGCGGgcaaaggaaaaatgagaaaccGAAGCCGTATCCAGCACAGGGGACCCTGCGTCATCTATAATGAGGATAATGGTATCATCAAGGCCTTCAGGAACATCCCTGGTATTACTCTGCTCAATGTAAGCAAACTGAACATTGTGAAACTTGCTCCTGGTGGACATGTGGGACGTTTCTGCATTTGGACTGAGAGTGCCTTCCGAAAGTTACATGAGTTGTATGGCACTTGGCAAAAGAGTAACTATAACCTTCTCATGCACAAGATGATGAACACAGACCTTAGCAGAATCTTGAAAAGCCCAGAGATCCAAAGAGTCCTCCGAGCACCACGCAAGAAGATTCATCGTAGAGTCTTGAAGAAGAACCCACTGAAGAACCTGAGAATCATGTTGAAGCTCAACCCTTACGCAAAGACTATGCGTAGGAATACCATTCTTCGCCAGGCTCAAGTCTGA